The Candidatus Angelobacter sp. genome includes a window with the following:
- the yacG gene encoding DNA gyrase inhibitor YacG: MKPLTKVKCPTCKKEGDWFSGAHGPFCSHRCKLVDLGRWFNQEHVISEPLRPEHLEKYAELSPGKHLDRTGDD, translated from the coding sequence ATGAAGCCGCTGACCAAAGTGAAATGTCCGACCTGCAAAAAGGAAGGCGACTGGTTCTCCGGCGCCCACGGCCCGTTTTGCTCGCATCGCTGCAAGCTCGTTGACCTTGGCAGATGGTTCAATCAAGAGCACGTCATCAGCGAACCGTTGCGGCCGGAACATCTGGAAAAATACGCCGAACTTTCGCCCGGCAAGCATTTGGACCGCACCGGCGACGATTGA